AAAAGTCCAGAAGATTCACCAGAAGATGATTGAAATCATCGGATCCCGTTTTGGCGGGAAACTGCGGGAGGCATAAATAATGAATGATTCGAACCTGACACGGAAAGACCTGGCTCGGGCCATCAATGAGAAACTCGGTTTTTCGAAACAGAGTGCCGGTGAGCTTGTCGACACGGTTTTTGACAGCCTGAAAAATAAACTTTTGAAAGAAGAGTCGATCAAGCTCGTGCAGTTTGGTACATTCAATATCAGAAAGAAGAATTCCCGCGTGGGCAGAAATCCCCGCACCGGAGACACCATGGAAATCTGCAAACGCTGCATGGTGTCATTTAAACCCAGCAAGGGATTAAGGGAGCGGATCAACATCTGACTTCGCCCCCTGTAGTATTTGCCCCAGAAAACCTTCAGTCAGGGCTGGTGGTAATAAAATGGCGCATCCGAGTCACGGCATCGGCAGTATCCCTGACAAGATTTATTTCAAGATCGGGGAAGTGAGTGACATCGTCGGAGTCGACCCCCACGTTCTGCGATACTGGGAGTCTGAATTCGGGGTGATCAAGCCGCACCGGGCCAGTTCAAAGCAGCGGCTCTACCGGCGCAGTGATGTTGAAAACATCATCAGGATTAAAGAGCTTCTTTACGACCAGGGATTTACCATTGCCGGGGCCAGAAAGGCCCTGCGGCAGGAAAAAAAGGATCCGGGTGTTGAAGAGATTTGCCCCCCGGCAATAGACAAGGGTGTTTTTGAAGATTTGAAGAAAGAACTTCTGGATATCAAGAAGCTTCTTGAAAGGTAAAAAAAATATACGTGGGTATAAACACGGTAGAAGTGTTTTCAGTTTGGGTCGGGATGTAGCGCAGTCTGGTAGCGCACCTGAATGGGGTTCAGGGGGCCGGAGGTTCAAATCCTCTCATCCCGACCAGTTGTTTCAAAGGGTTTTCGGTTGATTCCGGAAACCCTTTTTTATTGATATGCGAATGATGGAAAGGCGTACAGGTGTTAGACATCGAGGTATCACTATGTTAATCTTTGATAACTGATTATTTGAGATATGCAGAGTATAAAGTGGAGTAGGATGGTAGTCAGTTTTGTTCTGCGGGACACAGTTCGCTCAAATGTTTGATAGTACCTAGGGAAAAATATTTTTAGAATTCAGATGTCATTTGCTCCGGGGTTATTTGTGCCATGAGAATTATTGTAACGATACTCATCTGTTTATCATTTCAGATTATTCCGGTCTGTTCGTTTGC
The Pseudomonadota bacterium DNA segment above includes these coding regions:
- a CDS encoding integration host factor subunit alpha, which gives rise to MNDSNLTRKDLARAINEKLGFSKQSAGELVDTVFDSLKNKLLKEESIKLVQFGTFNIRKKNSRVGRNPRTGDTMEICKRCMVSFKPSKGLRERINI
- a CDS encoding MerR family transcriptional regulator yields the protein MAHPSHGIGSIPDKIYFKIGEVSDIVGVDPHVLRYWESEFGVIKPHRASSKQRLYRRSDVENIIRIKELLYDQGFTIAGARKALRQEKKDPGVEEICPPAIDKGVFEDLKKELLDIKKLLER